Proteins from one Acropora muricata isolate sample 2 chromosome 9, ASM3666990v1, whole genome shotgun sequence genomic window:
- the LOC136928895 gene encoding uncharacterized protein, giving the protein MLSKFKVKSVGGGNFVTHFQYNQAQSCAPAQIQPSLTEIYEAEIRRLREENHLLRIQHNSIVAQLNEALAQLQQANAERTLPKQRTAETENVFYSTKKDFWQLTRAARNNKKKRVRQLVAQSVKALEEFEPIEIKFNVQGIEVIIPLGHGVDDEKENSTCPTAQRVLVAKDEGLIADEAYHELRMALADDERDALPPISVLKQERNRQNEIIALHSIPEAKNADGVRRDIKAVLSQLLSIQSVKNTVQANGNSLHLRFAADGRRTSNKIGTVMAVFSILDEKQHDCDHQYPIALYNGKEDYLEVKNCLGPVFAQVSDLQQNGIELDGIHYTVEWYCCSDWKFLAMVYGLNSATGKYFCIWCYCTKAKICDFSIQDWPIERDLQQCIKNSAEKTTDGRKGSIHEPLISIPFTQIIVDTLHLFLRIMGLLFHQVIEFVINKKRMDILEKEQEKIGVPFKFFQVQCEDGSSQTQWTRLDGKDLRAILRKLDLKPIFEGTSHQRMSYKDVKKLWKGFSDLVEALDSEPGQEKYKTPQQFKEHARKWARFFRVVHYDEFTPALVYHVPQFLEKCGALSIFNCQPVEKKNHQQSRMFHQGTQKGGRKSSYTKQVMERENRKIYARVNNLYRTKRTYQKRQHTEEDPGALHLYTHQNVEEG; this is encoded by the exons GTCGGCGGTGGGAACTTTGTAACTCATTTTCAATACAATCAAGCACAGAGTTGCGCACCAGCACAGATACAGCCCTCTCTTACAGAGATTTATGAAGCCGAAATAAGACGTCTTCGTGAAGAGAACCACTTGTTGAGAATTCAGCACAACTCCATTGTTGCCCAGCTGAATGAAGCCCTAGCTCAACTTCAACAAGCAAATGCTGAACGGACGTTACCAAAGCAGAGAACTGCAGAgactgaaaatgttttctacagcACGAAAAAGGACTTCTGGCAACTAACGCGGGCAGCCAGGAATAATAAGAAAAAACGAGTTAGGCAACTAGTGGCCCAATCGGTGAAAGCGCTGGAGGAGTTTGAGCCCATCGAG ATTAAGTTCAATGTACAAGGAATTGAAGTTATTATTCCTCTTGGACACGGGGTTGATGACGAGaaagaaaactctacttgtccgACGGCGCAACGAGTACTTGTTGCGAAAGATGAAGGTCTGATTGCTGACGAGGCATACCATGAGTTGAGGATGGCCCTTGCAGACGATGAAAGAGATGCTCTACCACCAATCAGTGTTCTAAAACAGGAGAGGAACAGGCAAAATGAGATCATTGCTTTACATTCAATACCAGAG GCTAAAAACGCTGATGGAGTAAGACGCGACATAAAGGCAGTTTTGAGTCAGCTGTTGTCTATCCAGAGTGTGAAGAACACTGTGCAAGCTAATGGTAACAGCCTCCACCTCCGCTTTGCTGCTGATGGAAGACGCACCAGCAACAAAATTGGCACTGTCATGGCTGTGTTTAGTATCCTCGATGAAAAACAGCATGACTGTGACCATCAGTACCCTATTGCTCTGTATAACG GAAAAGAGGATTATTTGGAGGTGAAAAATTGTCTTGGGCCTGTGTTTGCACAAGTTAGCGATCTTCAACAAAATGGAATTGAGTTGGATGGAATACACTACACAGTGGAGTG GTACTGCTGCTCAGACTGGAAATTTCTAGCCATGGTCTATGGATTAAACTCTGCCACTGGGAAATATTTTTGCATATGGTGCTATTGCacaaaggcaaaaatttgtGATTTCTCAA TACAAGACTGGCCAATTGAAAGGGATCTTCAACAATGCATAAAGAACAGTGCTGAAAAAACCACTGATGGAAGGAAAGGCTCCATTCATGAGCCATTAATCTCAATACCCTTTACACAAATTATTGTGGACACTCTTCATCTTTTTCTTAGGATCATGGGACTTCTCTTCCACCAA GTAATTGAGTTTGTAATCAACAAAAAGAGGATGGATATTCTTGAAAAGGAGCAGGAGAAAATTGGTGTTCCATTCAAGTTTTTCCAAGTGCAATGTGAGGATGGCTCATCTCAAACACAGTGGACTAGACTGGATG GAAAAGACCTCCGAGCAATATTAAGAAAACTGGATCTTAAACCAATCTTTGAAGGGACAAGTCATCAAAGAATGTCATACAAAGATGTGAAGAAATTATGGAAG GGTTTCAGTGATCTGGTGGAAGCACTGGATTCAGAACCAGGTCAGGAAAAATATAAAACGCCACAGCAGTTCAAGGAACATGCAAGGAAGTGGGCAAGGTTCTTTCGAGTGGTACACTATGATGAG tttactcCAGCTCTAGTGTATCATGTCCCTCAGTTCCTTGAGAAATGTGGAGCCCTCTCCATTTTTAATTGTCAACCagtagaaaagaaaaatcaccAACAATCGAGAATGTTCCACCAGGGAACGCAAAAGGGAGGACGGAAATCCAGCTACACCAAGCAAGTTATGGAAagagaaaatagaaaaatttaTGCTAGAGTGAACAACCTCTACAGAACAAAGAGGACGTATCAGAAAAGGCAGCATACAGAGGAAGATCCTGGAGCTCTGCACCTGTACACCCACCAGAATGTGGAGGAGGGCTAG